A stretch of Chelmon rostratus isolate fCheRos1 chromosome 18, fCheRos1.pri, whole genome shotgun sequence DNA encodes these proteins:
- the hddc2 gene encoding HD domain-containing protein 2, translating into MAASMETAAGMSNMLRFMKFIGQLKRVPRTGWVYRNVKKPESVSDHMYRMAMMSLTITDPTVDKDRCIKLALVHDMAECIVGDIAPSDNISKAEKHRREEEAMRHLTGLLPEGLKQEIYGLWEEYETQRSPEARLVKQFDLLEMILQAHEYEELEGTPGRLQEFFDSTDGRFHHPDVLQLISSLNEERRCHVTKTDEAKSSQTAGAESSQPRTTSDTSP; encoded by the exons ATGGCGGCCTCCATGGAGACAGCAGCCGGCATGAGCAATATGCTGCGATTTATGAAATTTATCGGACAGCTCAAA AGGGTCCCGAGGACCGGCTGGGTGTACAGGAATGTGAAGAAACCAGAGAGCGTTTCAGACCACATGTACCGCATGGCCATGATGTCTCTGACCATCACTGACCCCACTGTGGACAAGGACAG ATGTATAAAGCTGGCTCTGGTTCATGACATGGCAGAGTGTATTGTGGGAGATATCGCTCCATCAGACAACATCAgtaaagcagagaaacacaggcGAGAGGAG GAGGCGATGAGACATCTGACAGGTCTTCTGCCGGAGGGACTCAAACAGGAGATTTATGGACTGTGGGAG GAATATGAAACCCAGAGAAGTCCGGAGGCCAGGCTGGTGAAGCAGTTCGACCTGCTGGAGATGATACTGCAGGCTCATGAATACGAGGAGCTGGAGGGAACGCCGGGAAGACTGCAGGAGTTCTTTGACTCCACTGACG GTCGTTTCCACCACCCAGACGTGCTGCAGCTCATCAGCTCTTTGAATGAAGAGAGACGATGTCACGTGACCAAAACGGACGAAGCAAAGAGCTCACAGACGGCCGGCGCTGAGTCTTCACAGCCACGCACGACTTCAGACACCTCCCCCTGA
- the tpd52l1 gene encoding tumor protein D53 isoform X1: METRQQELYSSVLSEAVVDWGSMGPGEEWVNSAPHEGEQVKRSSNGEDMAPVVQNGRSVTECDKTSPSGDTEWGQTSISHSDNWVMSTTWDMQLDSTERGHLTAGFLDSEPLREADEDFVSDVNLNNPIMTEEEREEIQQELDKLEEEISTLKQVLSSKEKQHADLKQKLGITPLSELRNNFSRGWHDMQTSTAYKKTSETLSTAGQKTSAAFTTLGSAITRKFEDMRSNSIGYSIRHSMSMPTMRNSPSFKSFEEKVENTVSTIKTKVGASESRGSFEEVLSSAANASSQDTPTNVLTDSSERPC, encoded by the exons ATGGAGACCAGACAACAAG agttGTACTCTAGCGTTCTGAGTGAAGCAGTGGTGGACTGGGGCAGCATGGGTCCTGGAGAGGAATGGGTTAACTCAGCCCCACACGAGGGAGAGCA GGTTAAAAGGAGCTCAAATGGTGAAGACATGGCTCCGGTGGTCCAAAATGGGCGAAGCGTCACAGAATGTGATAAAACTTCACCATCAGGGGACACTGAGTGGGGTCAGACATCAATATCCCACTCTGACAACTGGGTCATGTCCACCACTTGGGACATGCAACTGGACAGCACAG AGAGAGGACACCTCACAGCAG gCTTTCTGGACTCTGAGCCACTGAGGGAGGCTGATGAAGATTTTGTGTCAGATGTCAACCTAAACAACCCCATcatgacagaggaggagagagaggagattcAGCAGGAGTTAGATAAA TTGGAGGAGGAGATCAGCACACTGAAGCAGGTTTTGTCgtccaaagagaagcagcacGCAGACCTCAAACAGAAACTGGGCATCACCCCTCTGAGCGAGCTCAGAAACAACTTCAGCAGAGGCTGGCACGACATGCAGACCTCCACAGC CTATAAGAAGACATCAGAGACGCTGTccacagcaggacagaaaacCTCAGCAGCCTTCACCACACTGGGCAGCGCCATCACCAGGAAGTTCGAGGACATGAG GTCCAACTCTATAGG CTACTCTATCAGACACTCTATGAGCATGCCCACCATGAG AAACTCTCCCAGCTTCAAGTCTTTCGAGGAGAAAGTTGAGAATACAGTGTCCACTATCAAG ACAAAGGTTGGTGCttcagagagcagaggcagctTTGAGGAAGTCCTCTCCTCCGCAGCCAACGCCAGCTCTCAGGACACGCCCACTAACGTCTTGACGGACAGCTCCGAGAGGCCGTGTTAG
- the tpd52l1 gene encoding tumor protein D53 isoform X2 — translation MGPGEEWVNSAPHEGEQERGHLTAGFLDSEPLREADEDFVSDVNLNNPIMTEEEREEIQQELDKLEEEISTLKQVLSSKEKQHADLKQKLGITPLSELRNNFSRGWHDMQTSTAYKKTSETLSTAGQKTSAAFTTLGSAITRKFEDMRSNSIGYSIRHSMSMPTMRNSPSFKSFEEKVENTVSTIKTKVGASESRGSFEEVLSSAANASSQDTPTNVLTDSSERPC, via the exons ATGGGTCCTGGAGAGGAATGGGTTAACTCAGCCCCACACGAGGGAGAGCAGG AGAGAGGACACCTCACAGCAG gCTTTCTGGACTCTGAGCCACTGAGGGAGGCTGATGAAGATTTTGTGTCAGATGTCAACCTAAACAACCCCATcatgacagaggaggagagagaggagattcAGCAGGAGTTAGATAAA TTGGAGGAGGAGATCAGCACACTGAAGCAGGTTTTGTCgtccaaagagaagcagcacGCAGACCTCAAACAGAAACTGGGCATCACCCCTCTGAGCGAGCTCAGAAACAACTTCAGCAGAGGCTGGCACGACATGCAGACCTCCACAGC CTATAAGAAGACATCAGAGACGCTGTccacagcaggacagaaaacCTCAGCAGCCTTCACCACACTGGGCAGCGCCATCACCAGGAAGTTCGAGGACATGAG GTCCAACTCTATAGG CTACTCTATCAGACACTCTATGAGCATGCCCACCATGAG AAACTCTCCCAGCTTCAAGTCTTTCGAGGAGAAAGTTGAGAATACAGTGTCCACTATCAAG ACAAAGGTTGGTGCttcagagagcagaggcagctTTGAGGAAGTCCTCTCCTCCGCAGCCAACGCCAGCTCTCAGGACACGCCCACTAACGTCTTGACGGACAGCTCCGAGAGGCCGTGTTAG
- the tpd52l1 gene encoding tumor protein D53 isoform X4, which yields METRQQGFLDSEPLREADEDFVSDVNLNNPIMTEEEREEIQQELDKLEEEISTLKQVLSSKEKQHADLKQKLGITPLSELRNNFSRGWHDMQTSTAYKKTSETLSTAGQKTSAAFTTLGSAITRKFEDMRSNSIGYSIRHSMSMPTMRNSPSFKSFEEKVENTVSTIKTKVGASESRGSFEEVLSSAANASSQDTPTNVLTDSSERPC from the exons ATGGAGACCAGACAACAAG gCTTTCTGGACTCTGAGCCACTGAGGGAGGCTGATGAAGATTTTGTGTCAGATGTCAACCTAAACAACCCCATcatgacagaggaggagagagaggagattcAGCAGGAGTTAGATAAA TTGGAGGAGGAGATCAGCACACTGAAGCAGGTTTTGTCgtccaaagagaagcagcacGCAGACCTCAAACAGAAACTGGGCATCACCCCTCTGAGCGAGCTCAGAAACAACTTCAGCAGAGGCTGGCACGACATGCAGACCTCCACAGC CTATAAGAAGACATCAGAGACGCTGTccacagcaggacagaaaacCTCAGCAGCCTTCACCACACTGGGCAGCGCCATCACCAGGAAGTTCGAGGACATGAG GTCCAACTCTATAGG CTACTCTATCAGACACTCTATGAGCATGCCCACCATGAG AAACTCTCCCAGCTTCAAGTCTTTCGAGGAGAAAGTTGAGAATACAGTGTCCACTATCAAG ACAAAGGTTGGTGCttcagagagcagaggcagctTTGAGGAAGTCCTCTCCTCCGCAGCCAACGCCAGCTCTCAGGACACGCCCACTAACGTCTTGACGGACAGCTCCGAGAGGCCGTGTTAG
- the tpd52l1 gene encoding tumor protein D53 isoform X3 — translation MGPGEEWVNSAPHEGEQERGHLTAGFLDSEPLREADEDFVSDVNLNNPIMTEEEREEIQQELDKLEEEISTLKQVLSSKEKQHADLKQKLGITPLSELRNNFSRGWHDMQTSTAYKKTSETLSTAGQKTSAAFTTLGSAITRKFEDMRNSPSFKSFEEKVENTVSTIKTKVGASESRGSFEEVLSSAANASSQDTPTNVLTDSSERPC, via the exons ATGGGTCCTGGAGAGGAATGGGTTAACTCAGCCCCACACGAGGGAGAGCAGG AGAGAGGACACCTCACAGCAG gCTTTCTGGACTCTGAGCCACTGAGGGAGGCTGATGAAGATTTTGTGTCAGATGTCAACCTAAACAACCCCATcatgacagaggaggagagagaggagattcAGCAGGAGTTAGATAAA TTGGAGGAGGAGATCAGCACACTGAAGCAGGTTTTGTCgtccaaagagaagcagcacGCAGACCTCAAACAGAAACTGGGCATCACCCCTCTGAGCGAGCTCAGAAACAACTTCAGCAGAGGCTGGCACGACATGCAGACCTCCACAGC CTATAAGAAGACATCAGAGACGCTGTccacagcaggacagaaaacCTCAGCAGCCTTCACCACACTGGGCAGCGCCATCACCAGGAAGTTCGAGGACATGAG AAACTCTCCCAGCTTCAAGTCTTTCGAGGAGAAAGTTGAGAATACAGTGTCCACTATCAAG ACAAAGGTTGGTGCttcagagagcagaggcagctTTGAGGAAGTCCTCTCCTCCGCAGCCAACGCCAGCTCTCAGGACACGCCCACTAACGTCTTGACGGACAGCTCCGAGAGGCCGTGTTAG
- the tpd52l1 gene encoding tumor protein D53 isoform X5, with protein sequence METRQQGFLDSEPLREADEDFVSDVNLNNPIMTEEEREEIQQELDKLEEEISTLKQVLSSKEKQHADLKQKLGITPLSELRNNFSRGWHDMQTSTAYKKTSETLSTAGQKTSAAFTTLGSAITRKFEDMRNSPSFKSFEEKVENTVSTIKTKVGASESRGSFEEVLSSAANASSQDTPTNVLTDSSERPC encoded by the exons ATGGAGACCAGACAACAAG gCTTTCTGGACTCTGAGCCACTGAGGGAGGCTGATGAAGATTTTGTGTCAGATGTCAACCTAAACAACCCCATcatgacagaggaggagagagaggagattcAGCAGGAGTTAGATAAA TTGGAGGAGGAGATCAGCACACTGAAGCAGGTTTTGTCgtccaaagagaagcagcacGCAGACCTCAAACAGAAACTGGGCATCACCCCTCTGAGCGAGCTCAGAAACAACTTCAGCAGAGGCTGGCACGACATGCAGACCTCCACAGC CTATAAGAAGACATCAGAGACGCTGTccacagcaggacagaaaacCTCAGCAGCCTTCACCACACTGGGCAGCGCCATCACCAGGAAGTTCGAGGACATGAG AAACTCTCCCAGCTTCAAGTCTTTCGAGGAGAAAGTTGAGAATACAGTGTCCACTATCAAG ACAAAGGTTGGTGCttcagagagcagaggcagctTTGAGGAAGTCCTCTCCTCCGCAGCCAACGCCAGCTCTCAGGACACGCCCACTAACGTCTTGACGGACAGCTCCGAGAGGCCGTGTTAG